From the genome of Acidobacteriota bacterium, one region includes:
- a CDS encoding DUF1259 domain-containing protein: MTKSLIAIALMLFAASGAVAQEMPADYKGVLDTLARTGDFKDGVLKVNIPRNDLKVTVAGVALPTPFGFGGWVALSKGTGGMDVMMGDLVLTQDEVNPVMSAVLAQGLDVTALHNHFFWESPRLFYMHVHGHGSAADLARRIKPALDLIGKVAARPDAAPVMTSTVTAGPLDTAKLASIIGTAGEQNGQVYKITIGRPDLKLVEMGATIDARMGLNTWAAFFGSDTAAVVAGDVAMIDTEVTPVLKALRDHGIEVVAIHHHMTGTQPTVIFLHYWGQGPAEKLAAAVRAAINLTGPASK; the protein is encoded by the coding sequence ATGACCAAGTCGTTGATCGCCATCGCGCTGATGTTGTTCGCCGCCTCGGGTGCCGTGGCGCAAGAGATGCCCGCCGACTATAAGGGCGTCCTCGATACGTTGGCGCGCACCGGCGACTTCAAGGACGGCGTGCTCAAGGTCAACATCCCGCGCAACGACCTTAAGGTCACCGTCGCCGGCGTCGCCTTACCGACGCCGTTTGGGTTCGGCGGCTGGGTCGCGCTCAGCAAAGGCACCGGCGGCATGGACGTGATGATGGGGGACCTCGTCCTCACGCAAGACGAAGTGAACCCGGTGATGTCGGCCGTGCTCGCACAGGGACTCGACGTCACCGCGCTGCACAACCACTTCTTCTGGGAGTCGCCGCGCCTGTTCTACATGCACGTGCATGGGCACGGCTCGGCGGCCGACCTGGCCCGGCGGATCAAACCGGCCCTGGACCTGATCGGCAAGGTCGCCGCCAGGCCTGACGCGGCACCGGTCATGACCTCGACGGTGACGGCGGGCCCACTCGACACGGCCAAGCTGGCGAGCATCATCGGCACCGCCGGCGAGCAGAATGGACAGGTCTACAAGATCACGATCGGCCGTCCCGACCTGAAACTGGTGGAAATGGGCGCGACCATCGACGCCCGCATGGGCCTCAACACCTGGGCGGCGTTCTTCGGCTCCGACACCGCCGCGGTGGTCGCCGGCGATGTGGCGATGATCGACACAGAAGTCACGCCCGTGCTGAAGGCACTGCGCGACCACGGCATCGAGGTCGTCGCCATTCACCATCACATGACCGGCACGCAGCCGACGGTGATCTTTCTGCACTACTGGGGACAGGGGCCGGCGGAGAAACTCGCAGCCGCGGTTCGCGCCGCGATCAACCTGACCGGACCCGCCAGCAAATGA